One genomic window of Corticium candelabrum chromosome 9, ooCorCand1.1, whole genome shotgun sequence includes the following:
- the LOC134184934 gene encoding transcription factor SOX-9-like has product MTLDRPGALLSYPDSDDKRESLSNVVTDVLKGYDFNLHGMSKTARSDKHEHIKRPMNAFMVWAQAARRKLADQYPNLHNADLSRTLGKLWRVLSDDDKRPFIEEAERIRLQHKRDHPDYKYQPKRKRSATKNVPTEKPVNSVRESAAKRQKRRQASRSLTPDIPGLNTPPSTPDTIPNASPFSDHASSTSSTPIDELAPPSIGLHLDGLETLAAELCADVDKTELDVYISPTHTCKRNHDIQSSTTMRPACSRPAHPPPFVHDSLLSGWSLHDALPTPISPPSHQPYPDDSVKSPPASHQFRSSCGLYGFESQACYYYQDPSNADDYCSYGDGPTLNWQYC; this is encoded by the coding sequence ATGACGCTAGATCGACCAGGTGCTCTGCTGTCTTATCCAGACAGCGACGACAAGCGCGAGTCGTTGAGCAACGTTGTCACGGACGTCCTGAAGGGCTACGACTTCAACCTGCACGGTATGTCGAAGACTGCAAGATCCGACAAGCACGAGCACATCAAACGGCCGATGAACGCGTTCATGGTGTGGGCACAGGCTGCACGACGGAAACTTGCAGACCAGTATCCCAACCTCCACAACGCCGATCTCAGCCGCACTCTGGGCAAGCTCTGGCGTGTGCTTTCCGACGACGATAAACGTCCCTTCATCGAGGAAGCAGAGCGGATTCGTTTGCAGCACAAACGCGACCACCCGGACTACAAGTACCAGCCGAAACGCAAGCGTTCGGCTACTAAAAACGTTCCTACAGAGAAGCCGGTCAACTCTGTCAGGGAATCAGCAGCTAAAAGGCAAAAGAGGCGACAGGCGTCGCGTTCGCTAACACCGGATATACCCGGTCTCAACACTCCACCATCCACTCCAGACACGATACCCAATGCCAGTCCGTTCTCTGATCACGCCAGCAGCACATCCTCCACACCTATCGACGAGCTAGCTCCTCCATCCATCGGCCTCCATCTCGACGGCTTGGAAACGTTAGCCGCTGAGCTGTGCGCGGACGTCGACAAGACCGAACTGGATGTCTACATCAGTCCGACTCACACCTGTAAGAGAAATCATGACATTCAGTCATCAACCACCATGCGACCAGCTTGTTCTCGCCCGGCTCATCCCCCGCCTTTCGTGCATGATTCATTACTCAGCGGTTGGAGTCTCCACGACGCTCTACCGACGCCCATTTCGCCGCCCTCGCATCAACCATACCCGGACGACTCAGTGAAATCCCCGCCAGCAAGTCATCAATTTCGTTCTTCTTGTGGGTTGTACGGATTCGAAAGTCAAGCGTGTTACTATTATCAGGACCCTTCTAATGCCGATGACTATTGTAGTTATGGCGACGGCCCGACACTAAACTGGCAGTACTGTTGA
- the LOC134184935 gene encoding enoyl-CoA hydratase, mitochondrial-like, whose translation MSSIFPTVSRMFVNCRVAFTARPIHRLLTSGKQYGYIEVSKRGERQNVGLLRLNRPKALNALCAGLMEELINAVEDFEADNAVGAIVLTGSDKAFAAGADIAEMDKYDFKDVYNKNFPVRWTEFYPKRKPLIAAVNGFALGGGCEVAMMCDIIYAGEKAQFGQPEILLGTIPGSGGTQRLVRAIGKSKAMEMILTGNRLSAQEAQEAGLVSKVFPDDQVVDESVKLGEKIGALSKLAVAIAREAVNQSQELPLSEGLKFERRVFQSSFATNDRKEGMKAFVEKRKANFTDS comes from the exons ATGTCTTCTATTTTCCCCACTGTCTCACGCATGTTCGTCAACTGTCGCGTGGCTTTCACCGCCAGGCCTATACACAGATTGCTTACTTCCG GAAAGCAGTATGGTTACATAGAGGTTAGCAAACGTGGAGAGAGGCAAAATGTCGGTCTTCTACGCTTGAACCGTCCGAAAGCGTTGAATGCTTTGTGTGCCGGTCTGATGGAAGAATTGATCAATGCAGTGGAGGATTTCGAAGCAGACAATGCCGTTGGTGCTATTGTGTTGACCGGAAGTGATAAAGCCTTTGCAG CCGGTGCTGATATTGCAGAAATGGATAAGTATGATTTTAAAGAtgtctacaacaaaaattttCCCGTTCGATGGACCGAGTTTTATCCCAAGAGAAAGCCTCTGATTGCTGCTGTGAACGGATTTGCG CTGGGTGGTGGTTGTGAGGTGGCAATGATGTGTGATATTATCTATGCTGGTGAAAAGGCTCAATTTGGACAGCCAGAAATCTTACTGGGAACTATACCAG GATCTGGAGGGACTCAAAGACTAGTGAGAGCTATTGGGAAATCAAAGGCTATGGAAATGATTTTAACTGGAAACAGGCTGTCTGCCCAAGAAGCCCAAGAAGCTG GTCTAGTAAGCAAGGTGTTTCCTGATGATCAGGTGGTAGATGAATCTGTAAAATTGGGTGAGAAAATTGGAGCTTTATCGAAACTGGCGGTTGCTATAGCCAGAGAGGCAGTCAACCAATCTCAAGAATTGCCTCTCAGTGAGGGTCTAAAATTTGAGAGAAGAGTATTTCAAAGTAGCTTTGCCACT AATGACAGAAAAGAAGGAATGAAAGCTTTCGTTGAGAAGAGAAAAGCTAACTTTACTGACAGTTGA
- the LOC134184932 gene encoding uncharacterized protein LOC134184932 isoform X3 has protein sequence MSTGAPLFFHDLVVRCLSGLHDNSMFVSQAASSFLCSWLHFSGGLQCVADCTLRVSTLQTKVFHIIDHFRSFFKSSSLQHDIIRSVFILAKEFMEMSTQTSGLFIVSIDLLRLTDVAIKNGDRNVCVSVVEFLSKLVRVGRELELCWSDLLDSTSDSVTVRDHDAVLLDWLIKQPIVLLQRGFARLAVTCLCNYLTSNGLFSSSHWHEVITVMMMSPLFLVVGPVTSYHNLKTATQVFIVLPVPLYSFLLFICVQEDAFSQFKSKLEDTMKEKYLCLLVVSTCLGFSDVIMSQHCNRDLPFCEWCNSVCTALTLSVGMSVLGESCITAYGSHLIRSHKVTLAALRSLQHLMNTEVCRDQCCSIIEVLVDVLQTTSLLPKVVSMVLKQLLNGLIRFKEHSKQWSTKVCLILTKLLVSPHWEDRDSALEFISSILEAWEAPILFCDCDNITLDVWRCVNDSESFVRASAFRAIGHLTVYDELLSPLLLALKFTPADIIQTVCHIAESDTEAFARRSAVQLLSTWLENAKFANFLLSTCDHMEEEISQVVQNVLHVVIKDFDCDVKLQALGFWEKLLNNGKFSSQAAAVKFLITAGGADDLVTAAEDHEKAVRQKSFAILKLFRDRMSGDEETTDGIVKNFMDRLSTFTLNHEKHQNDHDDDDDAYSMLEDILACADETISSDCKLLDCY, from the exons ATGTCCACTGGAGCGCCACTTTTCTTTCACG ATCTTGTTGTCAGATGTTTATCTGGTCTACATGACAACAGCATGTTTGTATCTCAAGCTGCATCCAGTTTTTTGTGTAGTTGGCTTCATTTCAGTGGCGGTCTACAGTGTGTTGCAGACTGTACATTACGTGTGAGCACCTTACAGACTAAAGTATTTCACATTATCGATCACTTCAGATCTTTCTTCAAATCGTCATCACTTCAACATGATATTATCCGTTCTGTGTTTATTTTGGCTAAGGAGTTCATGGAGATGTCCACACAAACATCTGGCTTGTTTATCGTCTCTATTGATCTATTGAGACTGACTGATGTTGCAATTAAGAATGGGGATagaaatgtttgtgtgtctgttgttgagTTCTTGTCAAAGTTGGTCAGAGTTGGAAG AGAATTGGAATTGTGTTGGAGTGATTTACTTGACTCAACCAGTGACTCTGTGACAGTCAGGGATCACGATGCTGTTTTACTTGACTGGTTGATAAAACAGCCCATTGTACTTCTTCAGAGAGGCTTTGCACGACTAGCAGTCACATGTTTGTGTAACTATCTGACTTCCAATGG ACTGTTCAGCTCAAGTCACTGGCATGAAGTCATTACAGTAATGATGATGTCTCCTCTCTTTCTGGTGGTTGGGCCAGTGACGAGTTATCATAATCTGAAAACAGCAACGCAAGTATTTATAGTGCTGCCTGTACCTTTATATAGTTTCTTGCTATTTATTTGTGTTCAGGAGGATGCATTTAGTCAGTTTAAGTCTAAATTGGAAGACACTATGAAAGAAAAGTACCTCTGTCTCTTAGTTGTGTCTACTTGTTTGGGTTTCAGTGATGTGATCATGTCTCAA CATTGCAATCGAGACTTGCCTTTTTGTGAATGGTGCAATAGTGTATGCACTGCACTCACCCTGAGTGTAGGGATGTCTGTATTAGGAGAGTCATGCATCACCGCATATGGATCTCATCTTATTCGTTCCCATAAAGTGACACTAGCTGCACTGAGATCTCTTCAACACTTGATGAACACAGAAGTCTGTCGAGATCAATGCTGTAGTATCATAGAAGTGCTGGTTGATGTGCTTCAGACCACATCACTTCTGCCAAAG GTGGTGAGTATGGTATTAAAACAGTTGCTGAATGGTCTGATCAGATTCAAGGAACATAGCAAACAATGGAGTACAAAAGTCTGTCTGATTTTAACCAAATTATTAGTCAGTCCACACTGGGAAGACAGAGACTCTGCTTTGGAGTTTATATCATCCATTTTGGAAGCATGGGAAG CTCCAATTCTCTTTTGTGACTGTGATAACATCACTTTGGATGTGTGGAGATGTGTGAACGACTCAGAGAGTTTTGTTCGAGCGTCGGCTTTTAGAGCTATTGGTCACCTAACAGTGTATGATGAATTACTCTCACCTCTTCTGCTAGCATTGAAGTTCACACCAGCT GATATCATTCAAACTGTTTGTCATATTGCCGAAAGTGACACAGAAGCATTTGCACGACGAAGTGCTGTTCAATTATTATCAACATGGTTAGAGAATGCTAAGTTTGCAAACTTTCTATTGTCTACATGTGACCATATGGAGGAAGAAATAAGTCAAGTTGTGCAAAATGTATTACATGTGGTCATCAAGGACTTTGACTGTGATGTAAAGCTGCAAGCCCTTGGTTTCTGGGAGAAGCTATTGAACAATGGTAAATTCAGCTCCCAGGCAGCTGCTGTGAAATTTCTCATTACAGCAGGGGGAGCTGATGACCTTGTCACGGCTGCTGAAGACCACGAGAAGGCAGTTAGGCAGAAATCTTTTGCTATCCTAAAATTGTTTAGAGACAGAATGTCTGGTGATGAAGAAACAACTGATGGTATAGTTAAGAACTTCATGGACAGGCTGTCCACATTTACCCTTAATCATGAAAAGCATCAGAACGAtcacgatgatgatgatgatgcttaTTCAATGCTGGAAGACATACTGGCTTGTGCTGATGAGACTATTAGCAGTGACTGCAAGTTGCTGGATTGTTACTAA
- the LOC134184932 gene encoding uncharacterized protein LOC134184932 isoform X1 encodes MTGRFERVVELIPAALEVVLHNSEAVVDDTCLSRLLSWLEQACNSQKEKCERLQSALSDFVIKVCAEAKHSIAIAFGLKVSTVSNAVIAFCWKEVLRFISEGQMDLLRHEDAAVRCSAYECLRRLTHVPEAVLLVCETDLVVRCLSGLHDNSMFVSQAASSFLCSWLHFSGGLQCVADCTLRVSTLQTKVFHIIDHFRSFFKSSSLQHDIIRSVFILAKEFMEMSTQTSGLFIVSIDLLRLTDVAIKNGDRNVCVSVVEFLSKLVRVGRELELCWSDLLDSTSDSVTVRDHDAVLLDWLIKQPIVLLQRGFARLAVTCLCNYLTSNGLFSSSHWHEVITVMMMSPLFLVVGPVTSYHNLKTATQVFIVLPVPLYSFLLFICVQEDAFSQFKSKLEDTMKEKYLCLLVVSTCLGFSDVIMSQHCNRDLPFCEWCNSVCTALTLSVGMSVLGESCITAYGSHLIRSHKVTLAALRSLQHLMNTEVCRDQCCSIIEVLVDVLQTTSLLPKVVSMVLKQLLNGLIRFKEHSKQWSTKVCLILTKLLVSPHWEDRDSALEFISSILEAWEAPILFCDCDNITLDVWRCVNDSESFVRASAFRAIGHLTVYDELLSPLLLALKFTPADIIQTVCHIAESDTEAFARRSAVQLLSTWLENAKFANFLLSTCDHMEEEISQVVQNVLHVVIKDFDCDVKLQALGFWEKLLNNGKFSSQAAAVKFLITAGGADDLVTAAEDHEKAVRQKSFAILKLFRDRMSGDEETTDGIVKNFMDRLSTFTLNHEKHQNDHDDDDDAYSMLEDILACADETISSDCKLLDCY; translated from the exons ATGACAGGAAGATTTGAACGCGTCGTCGAGCTTATTCCTGCTGCACTAGAGGTTGTTCTGCACAATTCGGAGGCTGTTGTCGACGATACGTGTTTGAGCAGACTGTTGAGTTGGCTAGAGCAAGCTTGCAACAGCCAGAAGGAAAAATGTGAACGTCTGCAGTCTGCCCTCAGTGATTTTGTGATAAAAGTGTGCGCAGAAGCTAAGCATTCTATTGCCATTGCTTTTGGATTGAAGGTGTCGACTGTCAGCAATGCAGTGATCGCTTTCTGTTGGAAGGAAGTTTTGAGATTTATCTCAGAAGGACAAATGGATCTGTTGAGACACGAAGATGCAGCAGTGCGATGTTCTGCGTACGAGTGTCTGAGACGTCTTACACATGTGCCAGAAGCTGTGCTTTTGGTTTGTGAGACTG ATCTTGTTGTCAGATGTTTATCTGGTCTACATGACAACAGCATGTTTGTATCTCAAGCTGCATCCAGTTTTTTGTGTAGTTGGCTTCATTTCAGTGGCGGTCTACAGTGTGTTGCAGACTGTACATTACGTGTGAGCACCTTACAGACTAAAGTATTTCACATTATCGATCACTTCAGATCTTTCTTCAAATCGTCATCACTTCAACATGATATTATCCGTTCTGTGTTTATTTTGGCTAAGGAGTTCATGGAGATGTCCACACAAACATCTGGCTTGTTTATCGTCTCTATTGATCTATTGAGACTGACTGATGTTGCAATTAAGAATGGGGATagaaatgtttgtgtgtctgttgttgagTTCTTGTCAAAGTTGGTCAGAGTTGGAAG AGAATTGGAATTGTGTTGGAGTGATTTACTTGACTCAACCAGTGACTCTGTGACAGTCAGGGATCACGATGCTGTTTTACTTGACTGGTTGATAAAACAGCCCATTGTACTTCTTCAGAGAGGCTTTGCACGACTAGCAGTCACATGTTTGTGTAACTATCTGACTTCCAATGG ACTGTTCAGCTCAAGTCACTGGCATGAAGTCATTACAGTAATGATGATGTCTCCTCTCTTTCTGGTGGTTGGGCCAGTGACGAGTTATCATAATCTGAAAACAGCAACGCAAGTATTTATAGTGCTGCCTGTACCTTTATATAGTTTCTTGCTATTTATTTGTGTTCAGGAGGATGCATTTAGTCAGTTTAAGTCTAAATTGGAAGACACTATGAAAGAAAAGTACCTCTGTCTCTTAGTTGTGTCTACTTGTTTGGGTTTCAGTGATGTGATCATGTCTCAA CATTGCAATCGAGACTTGCCTTTTTGTGAATGGTGCAATAGTGTATGCACTGCACTCACCCTGAGTGTAGGGATGTCTGTATTAGGAGAGTCATGCATCACCGCATATGGATCTCATCTTATTCGTTCCCATAAAGTGACACTAGCTGCACTGAGATCTCTTCAACACTTGATGAACACAGAAGTCTGTCGAGATCAATGCTGTAGTATCATAGAAGTGCTGGTTGATGTGCTTCAGACCACATCACTTCTGCCAAAG GTGGTGAGTATGGTATTAAAACAGTTGCTGAATGGTCTGATCAGATTCAAGGAACATAGCAAACAATGGAGTACAAAAGTCTGTCTGATTTTAACCAAATTATTAGTCAGTCCACACTGGGAAGACAGAGACTCTGCTTTGGAGTTTATATCATCCATTTTGGAAGCATGGGAAG CTCCAATTCTCTTTTGTGACTGTGATAACATCACTTTGGATGTGTGGAGATGTGTGAACGACTCAGAGAGTTTTGTTCGAGCGTCGGCTTTTAGAGCTATTGGTCACCTAACAGTGTATGATGAATTACTCTCACCTCTTCTGCTAGCATTGAAGTTCACACCAGCT GATATCATTCAAACTGTTTGTCATATTGCCGAAAGTGACACAGAAGCATTTGCACGACGAAGTGCTGTTCAATTATTATCAACATGGTTAGAGAATGCTAAGTTTGCAAACTTTCTATTGTCTACATGTGACCATATGGAGGAAGAAATAAGTCAAGTTGTGCAAAATGTATTACATGTGGTCATCAAGGACTTTGACTGTGATGTAAAGCTGCAAGCCCTTGGTTTCTGGGAGAAGCTATTGAACAATGGTAAATTCAGCTCCCAGGCAGCTGCTGTGAAATTTCTCATTACAGCAGGGGGAGCTGATGACCTTGTCACGGCTGCTGAAGACCACGAGAAGGCAGTTAGGCAGAAATCTTTTGCTATCCTAAAATTGTTTAGAGACAGAATGTCTGGTGATGAAGAAACAACTGATGGTATAGTTAAGAACTTCATGGACAGGCTGTCCACATTTACCCTTAATCATGAAAAGCATCAGAACGAtcacgatgatgatgatgatgcttaTTCAATGCTGGAAGACATACTGGCTTGTGCTGATGAGACTATTAGCAGTGACTGCAAGTTGCTGGATTGTTACTAA
- the LOC134184932 gene encoding uncharacterized protein LOC134184932 isoform X2, whose product MTGRFERVVELIPAALEVVLHNSEAVVDDTCLSRLLSWLEQACNSQKEKCERLQSALSDFVIKVCAEAKHSIAIAFGLKVSTVSNAVIAFCWKEVLRFISEGQMDLLRHEDAAVRCSAYECLRRLTHVPEAVLLVCETDLVVRCLSGLHDNSMFVSQAASSFLCSWLHFSGGLQCVADCTLRVSTLQTKVFHIIDHFRSFFKSSSLQHDIIRSVFILAKEFMEMSTQTSGLFIVSIDLLRLTDVAIKNGDRNVCVSVVEFLSKLVRVGRELELCWSDLLDSTSDSVTVRDHDAVLLDWLIKQPIVLLQRGFARLAVTCLCNYLTSNGLFSSSHWHEVITVMMMSPLFLVVGPVTSYHNLKTATQEDAFSQFKSKLEDTMKEKYLCLLVVSTCLGFSDVIMSQHCNRDLPFCEWCNSVCTALTLSVGMSVLGESCITAYGSHLIRSHKVTLAALRSLQHLMNTEVCRDQCCSIIEVLVDVLQTTSLLPKVVSMVLKQLLNGLIRFKEHSKQWSTKVCLILTKLLVSPHWEDRDSALEFISSILEAWEAPILFCDCDNITLDVWRCVNDSESFVRASAFRAIGHLTVYDELLSPLLLALKFTPADIIQTVCHIAESDTEAFARRSAVQLLSTWLENAKFANFLLSTCDHMEEEISQVVQNVLHVVIKDFDCDVKLQALGFWEKLLNNGKFSSQAAAVKFLITAGGADDLVTAAEDHEKAVRQKSFAILKLFRDRMSGDEETTDGIVKNFMDRLSTFTLNHEKHQNDHDDDDDAYSMLEDILACADETISSDCKLLDCY is encoded by the exons ATGACAGGAAGATTTGAACGCGTCGTCGAGCTTATTCCTGCTGCACTAGAGGTTGTTCTGCACAATTCGGAGGCTGTTGTCGACGATACGTGTTTGAGCAGACTGTTGAGTTGGCTAGAGCAAGCTTGCAACAGCCAGAAGGAAAAATGTGAACGTCTGCAGTCTGCCCTCAGTGATTTTGTGATAAAAGTGTGCGCAGAAGCTAAGCATTCTATTGCCATTGCTTTTGGATTGAAGGTGTCGACTGTCAGCAATGCAGTGATCGCTTTCTGTTGGAAGGAAGTTTTGAGATTTATCTCAGAAGGACAAATGGATCTGTTGAGACACGAAGATGCAGCAGTGCGATGTTCTGCGTACGAGTGTCTGAGACGTCTTACACATGTGCCAGAAGCTGTGCTTTTGGTTTGTGAGACTG ATCTTGTTGTCAGATGTTTATCTGGTCTACATGACAACAGCATGTTTGTATCTCAAGCTGCATCCAGTTTTTTGTGTAGTTGGCTTCATTTCAGTGGCGGTCTACAGTGTGTTGCAGACTGTACATTACGTGTGAGCACCTTACAGACTAAAGTATTTCACATTATCGATCACTTCAGATCTTTCTTCAAATCGTCATCACTTCAACATGATATTATCCGTTCTGTGTTTATTTTGGCTAAGGAGTTCATGGAGATGTCCACACAAACATCTGGCTTGTTTATCGTCTCTATTGATCTATTGAGACTGACTGATGTTGCAATTAAGAATGGGGATagaaatgtttgtgtgtctgttgttgagTTCTTGTCAAAGTTGGTCAGAGTTGGAAG AGAATTGGAATTGTGTTGGAGTGATTTACTTGACTCAACCAGTGACTCTGTGACAGTCAGGGATCACGATGCTGTTTTACTTGACTGGTTGATAAAACAGCCCATTGTACTTCTTCAGAGAGGCTTTGCACGACTAGCAGTCACATGTTTGTGTAACTATCTGACTTCCAATGG ACTGTTCAGCTCAAGTCACTGGCATGAAGTCATTACAGTAATGATGATGTCTCCTCTCTTTCTGGTGGTTGGGCCAGTGACGAGTTATCATAATCTGAAAACAGCAACGCAA GAGGATGCATTTAGTCAGTTTAAGTCTAAATTGGAAGACACTATGAAAGAAAAGTACCTCTGTCTCTTAGTTGTGTCTACTTGTTTGGGTTTCAGTGATGTGATCATGTCTCAA CATTGCAATCGAGACTTGCCTTTTTGTGAATGGTGCAATAGTGTATGCACTGCACTCACCCTGAGTGTAGGGATGTCTGTATTAGGAGAGTCATGCATCACCGCATATGGATCTCATCTTATTCGTTCCCATAAAGTGACACTAGCTGCACTGAGATCTCTTCAACACTTGATGAACACAGAAGTCTGTCGAGATCAATGCTGTAGTATCATAGAAGTGCTGGTTGATGTGCTTCAGACCACATCACTTCTGCCAAAG GTGGTGAGTATGGTATTAAAACAGTTGCTGAATGGTCTGATCAGATTCAAGGAACATAGCAAACAATGGAGTACAAAAGTCTGTCTGATTTTAACCAAATTATTAGTCAGTCCACACTGGGAAGACAGAGACTCTGCTTTGGAGTTTATATCATCCATTTTGGAAGCATGGGAAG CTCCAATTCTCTTTTGTGACTGTGATAACATCACTTTGGATGTGTGGAGATGTGTGAACGACTCAGAGAGTTTTGTTCGAGCGTCGGCTTTTAGAGCTATTGGTCACCTAACAGTGTATGATGAATTACTCTCACCTCTTCTGCTAGCATTGAAGTTCACACCAGCT GATATCATTCAAACTGTTTGTCATATTGCCGAAAGTGACACAGAAGCATTTGCACGACGAAGTGCTGTTCAATTATTATCAACATGGTTAGAGAATGCTAAGTTTGCAAACTTTCTATTGTCTACATGTGACCATATGGAGGAAGAAATAAGTCAAGTTGTGCAAAATGTATTACATGTGGTCATCAAGGACTTTGACTGTGATGTAAAGCTGCAAGCCCTTGGTTTCTGGGAGAAGCTATTGAACAATGGTAAATTCAGCTCCCAGGCAGCTGCTGTGAAATTTCTCATTACAGCAGGGGGAGCTGATGACCTTGTCACGGCTGCTGAAGACCACGAGAAGGCAGTTAGGCAGAAATCTTTTGCTATCCTAAAATTGTTTAGAGACAGAATGTCTGGTGATGAAGAAACAACTGATGGTATAGTTAAGAACTTCATGGACAGGCTGTCCACATTTACCCTTAATCATGAAAAGCATCAGAACGAtcacgatgatgatgatgatgcttaTTCAATGCTGGAAGACATACTGGCTTGTGCTGATGAGACTATTAGCAGTGACTGCAAGTTGCTGGATTGTTACTAA
- the LOC134184932 gene encoding uncharacterized protein LOC134184932 isoform X4, which yields MWFMLIDLVVRCLSGLHDNSMFVSQAASSFLCSWLHFSGGLQCVADCTLRVSTLQTKVFHIIDHFRSFFKSSSLQHDIIRSVFILAKEFMEMSTQTSGLFIVSIDLLRLTDVAIKNGDRNVCVSVVEFLSKLVRVGRELELCWSDLLDSTSDSVTVRDHDAVLLDWLIKQPIVLLQRGFARLAVTCLCNYLTSNGLFSSSHWHEVITVMMMSPLFLVVGPVTSYHNLKTATQVFIVLPVPLYSFLLFICVQEDAFSQFKSKLEDTMKEKYLCLLVVSTCLGFSDVIMSQHCNRDLPFCEWCNSVCTALTLSVGMSVLGESCITAYGSHLIRSHKVTLAALRSLQHLMNTEVCRDQCCSIIEVLVDVLQTTSLLPKVVSMVLKQLLNGLIRFKEHSKQWSTKVCLILTKLLVSPHWEDRDSALEFISSILEAWEAPILFCDCDNITLDVWRCVNDSESFVRASAFRAIGHLTVYDELLSPLLLALKFTPADIIQTVCHIAESDTEAFARRSAVQLLSTWLENAKFANFLLSTCDHMEEEISQVVQNVLHVVIKDFDCDVKLQALGFWEKLLNNGKFSSQAAAVKFLITAGGADDLVTAAEDHEKAVRQKSFAILKLFRDRMSGDEETTDGIVKNFMDRLSTFTLNHEKHQNDHDDDDDAYSMLEDILACADETISSDCKLLDCY from the exons ATGTGGTTTATGCTTATAGATCTTGTTGTCAGATGTTTATCTGGTCTACATGACAACAGCATGTTTGTATCTCAAGCTGCATCCAGTTTTTTGTGTAGTTGGCTTCATTTCAGTGGCGGTCTACAGTGTGTTGCAGACTGTACATTACGTGTGAGCACCTTACAGACTAAAGTATTTCACATTATCGATCACTTCAGATCTTTCTTCAAATCGTCATCACTTCAACATGATATTATCCGTTCTGTGTTTATTTTGGCTAAGGAGTTCATGGAGATGTCCACACAAACATCTGGCTTGTTTATCGTCTCTATTGATCTATTGAGACTGACTGATGTTGCAATTAAGAATGGGGATagaaatgtttgtgtgtctgttgttgagTTCTTGTCAAAGTTGGTCAGAGTTGGAAG AGAATTGGAATTGTGTTGGAGTGATTTACTTGACTCAACCAGTGACTCTGTGACAGTCAGGGATCACGATGCTGTTTTACTTGACTGGTTGATAAAACAGCCCATTGTACTTCTTCAGAGAGGCTTTGCACGACTAGCAGTCACATGTTTGTGTAACTATCTGACTTCCAATGG ACTGTTCAGCTCAAGTCACTGGCATGAAGTCATTACAGTAATGATGATGTCTCCTCTCTTTCTGGTGGTTGGGCCAGTGACGAGTTATCATAATCTGAAAACAGCAACGCAAGTATTTATAGTGCTGCCTGTACCTTTATATAGTTTCTTGCTATTTATTTGTGTTCAGGAGGATGCATTTAGTCAGTTTAAGTCTAAATTGGAAGACACTATGAAAGAAAAGTACCTCTGTCTCTTAGTTGTGTCTACTTGTTTGGGTTTCAGTGATGTGATCATGTCTCAA CATTGCAATCGAGACTTGCCTTTTTGTGAATGGTGCAATAGTGTATGCACTGCACTCACCCTGAGTGTAGGGATGTCTGTATTAGGAGAGTCATGCATCACCGCATATGGATCTCATCTTATTCGTTCCCATAAAGTGACACTAGCTGCACTGAGATCTCTTCAACACTTGATGAACACAGAAGTCTGTCGAGATCAATGCTGTAGTATCATAGAAGTGCTGGTTGATGTGCTTCAGACCACATCACTTCTGCCAAAG GTGGTGAGTATGGTATTAAAACAGTTGCTGAATGGTCTGATCAGATTCAAGGAACATAGCAAACAATGGAGTACAAAAGTCTGTCTGATTTTAACCAAATTATTAGTCAGTCCACACTGGGAAGACAGAGACTCTGCTTTGGAGTTTATATCATCCATTTTGGAAGCATGGGAAG CTCCAATTCTCTTTTGTGACTGTGATAACATCACTTTGGATGTGTGGAGATGTGTGAACGACTCAGAGAGTTTTGTTCGAGCGTCGGCTTTTAGAGCTATTGGTCACCTAACAGTGTATGATGAATTACTCTCACCTCTTCTGCTAGCATTGAAGTTCACACCAGCT GATATCATTCAAACTGTTTGTCATATTGCCGAAAGTGACACAGAAGCATTTGCACGACGAAGTGCTGTTCAATTATTATCAACATGGTTAGAGAATGCTAAGTTTGCAAACTTTCTATTGTCTACATGTGACCATATGGAGGAAGAAATAAGTCAAGTTGTGCAAAATGTATTACATGTGGTCATCAAGGACTTTGACTGTGATGTAAAGCTGCAAGCCCTTGGTTTCTGGGAGAAGCTATTGAACAATGGTAAATTCAGCTCCCAGGCAGCTGCTGTGAAATTTCTCATTACAGCAGGGGGAGCTGATGACCTTGTCACGGCTGCTGAAGACCACGAGAAGGCAGTTAGGCAGAAATCTTTTGCTATCCTAAAATTGTTTAGAGACAGAATGTCTGGTGATGAAGAAACAACTGATGGTATAGTTAAGAACTTCATGGACAGGCTGTCCACATTTACCCTTAATCATGAAAAGCATCAGAACGAtcacgatgatgatgatgatgcttaTTCAATGCTGGAAGACATACTGGCTTGTGCTGATGAGACTATTAGCAGTGACTGCAAGTTGCTGGATTGTTACTAA